The Methanobacteriaceae archaeon genome contains the following window.
ATAAGAATAATAGAAAAATAAGCACATTTAATTGAAAAACAACCCAAGTTAAAAAAAAAATCCAATTTATGCAAAAATTATTGGAAAAATGAATAAAATTAACCTAAAAAATACATAAAAAAATAAAAAATGTAAAATTAAATAATTTTACATCATTGGAGGCATTCCTCCACCCATACCAGGCATTGGAGGCATACCACTATCATCATTACCAGACTCATCAGGTCCGGTAGAGTTAAGTGCATTTCTTGCTGCAATCATATCATCAATACGTAAAATCATTTCACTAGCAGCACCTGCAGATTGTAAAGCTTGGATTTTAACTCTTAAAGGTTCGATAACTCCAGCTTCTTTCATATCTACAACTTTACCGTCAAATACATTAATACCTATTAAATTAGAGTCTTCGTGAGCAGCTTTTAAGTCAGCAATTAAGTTAATGGTGTCTAAACCAGCATTTTCAATTAAAGTTCTTGGAATAACTTCTAATGCTTCAGCATATTTTAAAATAGCTAATTGTTCTCTTCCACTTACGGTTTCACCATATTCTCTTAATTGTTTGATTAAGTCAATTTCACATGCTCCTCCACCGATGAGAACTTTACCTTCTTCGATAGTAGCAGCTACTACACCTAAAGCATCGTCAAGAGCTCTTGCGATTTGTTCGGTTACGTAACGGGTACTACCTCTAAGAACAATGGATGAAGCTTTTGGATTTTCACATTCTTCAATGAAAGTTAATTCATGATCGAAGATTTTATCAAGGTATACGTGACCTGCACTACCTAATTTGTCAGCAGTTAAATCTTCAATGTCAGTTACTAATTTAGCACCAGTAGCTTTTGCGATTCTTTCAATGTCAGATTTTTTGACTCTTTTGTAGGTCATGATTCCTGCTTTTTTCAAGTAGTGTTCTGCCATGTCGTCAATACCTTTTTGACAGAATAATACATTAGCTCCAGAAGCAACAACTTGGTCTACTAAATCTTTAATCATTTCTTCTTCGTTGTTTAAGAATGATTCAAATTGTTCTGGACTGGTAATGTCAATTTTAGTATCAGTATTGATTTCTTTTAATTCAATAGGATATTTCATGATAGCAATTTTTGCATCTTCAATATCTTTAGGCATAGCTTTGGAAACAGGAGCTTTATCAATTACAATACCTTCAGCTAAGAATGAATCTTCTACAGAATCTCCGGAAACTCTTTGGATGTTAATATTTTCAATATCAGATTTTCCATCTTCTTTGATTCTTAATGCTGCTTCAACAACAAGGTCAGCTAAGTGTTCTTTTGCATAATCTGATCCTTTACCACTCATTGCAGTAATAGCTACTTTTTTAAGAGTTTCTTTATCATCAGCATCAACAGCAATACCTTCTAACAGTTCTACTGCTTTATCTGTTGCGTTTCTAAATCCTTTTACAACAACAGAGGTTGCAATTCCATCATCTAATAATTCTTCAGCTTTAGCTAATAATTCACCAGCGATTACAACAACTGATGTGGTACCGTCACCAACAATTTCTTCTTGTTTTTTAGCGGTTTCTACAAGCATTCTAGCTGCAGGTTGTGCAATATCCATTTCACTCATGATAGTTGCACCGTCATTAGTTACAGTTACGTCACCTAATGAATTAACTAACATTTTATCCATACCTTTAGGACCTAAAGTAGTTCTTACAATACCTGCTAATACTTTAGCAGCAGTGATATTCATTCTTAAAGCATCTCTTTTAGAATATCTTTCAGTTCCTTCAGGAAGGATGAAAACTGGTTGATTTGCCATTTTTTAATCACCTTTAAAAATTTTCTAATAAATATAAAACTAAGTTTTTATACATATATAATATGGATTAGAAGTTATATAAAAACATTACTTATTAAACTAACTTTAGGTGTTTTTTAATGTATGAAAAAATAATAAATGAAATCAAATTAAACTTAGGTGAAAACAAGGATTTAAATAAAAAATATCTTTCATCACAAATGGAAAAATACAAAGACCATGAATTTAATGTAGAGATTCTCAGAGAACTCTCCCGTATGATGTGGGATTGTTTAAGTGATGAAGAAAAACAGGAATTTATTGAAATATCACAAAATGAAACACCAATTATGGATATCTTAGAAGAAATATTTCCTCTTATTGAAAATGAAAAAAATGACGAGGCTCTAGATAAACTTAACAGCTTTATGCTTAATTTTTCACCCATGTTTGAAGACGATAGTATAAATGAATATCATTATTTTACAAACCATTTGGAAGAAGAAATTTTTAATGAGTATATTGGTGCTAAAAAGGATGTTAGATATATACCAAACAACCAACCTTTGCTAGATTTGTACTATGTTTATGGATTCTTATTTTTAGAGACAAAAAATTTCAACAAAGCAGAAGAATATCTTAAAAAAGCATTGAAAATCAATCCTATTTCATCAAGAATACTTCTTGAGTTATCAGAAGTCTATAAAGGACAAAGCCTCAATAAATATTTCTTTTATACAACACAGGCAATCAAATATGCATACTATCCTCAGGATATTGCAAGATGTTATAGAAATTTAGGTTTTTATTATATTGAAGCAGGAGAGTATAAAGTATCTGCCAGTTTATATAACTTCAGTATGAAATATGAGTTAAGTCCACTTGCATACAAAGAACTCCAATATTTAAAAACAAAAGGAGAAATTGTTGAATTAGAATTAAGTGAATGTTTAGAAGCACTAAATGAAAAAAATATACAAATCGATACAAATCCATTCATACTAAAAACACTACATTTACTTGCAGATAAATTTGACAAAGACCAGGCACTACCACAGGCATTATATTATTATGAACTGGAATATGATTTAACTCATAATGAGAAAATTTTAGAAAAAATTAATGAACTTAGAAAAGTAATATAATATATTAGAATATATAATATTATATAGGTGATTTTTTATGTGTTCAAGTGGAGGCCCAATGGCTGATATTGATTTGAAAAAATTAAAAACAAAAAAATACCATTGTAAAAATTGTGGAAACTCATTTAAAGGTCTTGGAAGGAAAGTTATCTGTCCGTCTTGCCAAAGTGACAATGTAGAACTTGCAGAGTAAATTTAATTTACTCTCTTTTTTATTTTTAGTGATATTATGAATATTGATTTTAAAAATGACGAAATACTATTTCTTGAAGGAGAAACTGGAATAGTGGGAATTATAAAAGTAGCATATGAAAACAAAATGTTATTTATTGCAACTCAAGATAATGAAGAAATAGTTCAATTTTTAGAATCAGATGATATTATCGCTGTTTCCAACTTTAAGAAAGATAAAAGAGCTATTAAATCACAGGCATACCTTAGCCGTGAAGAATCCTCACCACTTGTAATTTTAAATAAAGATCATCCATCAACTAAACGTCTAGAAACTGTTATATCAATCGGGGATGAAGTAAATCTAAATTGTAATATTATTCCTGGAACTCATCCTGAACAGAACGTATTGTGTTCCTGTGACAGTTTATCCGGACTTAACATAACAAAAACAGAAACTGGAATTAAATTAAATAAAGAATTTGATAATTTCACAATTGAAAAATTTTAGGTTAAAACATGTTTATTGAATCTTTTTATACTTTTTTAGGAGAATTAGTTGTCTTTTTAGCTATATTAGTCATAATATTATTTATAGCAATTTTAATATTAGGTTTTTTAATAGCTAAAAAAAATCAAATCAAGTTTCCTAGATTCATATTATTTACTGTGGATTCATTATACTTCCCGTTTAAATCAATAGCAAAATTATTAAAGCTTGATGAACACTTGATTGATGATATTGCAATTAAAGTAAGAGATGAAATAAACAAAGAAAAATTCAAATCCATTCCAGCTGAAAAAACATTAATTTTCTTACCACACTGTTTAAGACATAGAGATTGTCCTGCAACTCTTCAAAAAGATGGATTAAACTGTACTGAATGTGGATTATGTTCAATTGGAGCTATTAAAAAAAAAGCAAATCCAAAAGGATATAAATTATATATTGTTCCAGGATCAAGTTTTGTTAAAAAAATAGTCGTTGAAAACAAATTTGAAGCAGTAATTGGTGTAGCTTGCCATGAAGATTTAAATCAAATGATGATGTTATTATCTGATTTTTATCCTCAGGGAGTTTTACTTGAAAAAACAGGCTGTTTTGAGACAAAAGTAAATGTTAAAAAAGTATTTGAAAAAATTGATTCCAAATACTAGTCATAGCAAAACATGAATGATTACTACTAAAATAGTAAGAAAGATTGCTCAAAAATGGGCAAGTTTTTTAGCAAAAATTTACACCTATCCAACCCTATTTCATCCAATAGCAATACAGCATAAGGAAGGGCATTTTAAAAGTAATGTGTAGTTTTTAAATAACATATTCAGTTCTATTATTTTTATTGAACATACATTAAAAATAACACAATATCAACTCATTGAAGTGTGAAATGGTCTAGGCCATGATAAATTAAAATAAATTGAAGGTGCAGTTGCACCACCTAAAATTTAACTTCAACTTCTTGGATTTCAACACCTTGGCTTACCGGATATCTGTGATACCCATCATAACCATCTTCACCATTGCCCCATTCACTCCATTTCCACTCACCATCCATGTAGAAATAGGCACGGGACATATAAGAGTCTTTGTAAACTGATTCACCGTTTTTATATAGGTGCACCTCAAATCCACCTACTGAACCACCCATCCACTTTTCTGCTTCTACAGTGTATTCCCCAACGGTTTCCGTATAGGTCTTGTCATATTCGGGTAATTCTACCGTTATAGTGTCTGGTGTAACAGAATTCTTTTCATCAGAGATTGTGTCATTAGTTATATCAGCATCATCTTGTTTATTCATACTTGGCATTAAAACAAGAATGCCAGCTAAAAGAATTATAATGACCACAAGCAATCCAATTATTACAATTTTATTGTTTTCCATTTTAACGACCTCTCATTAAGTATGATAACATCCGGCATTTGAATCATAAGGAACATACAATCCTGCATTTTGTCCATCAATTGTTTGAGGAATATAATGCCAGTTATTTGCTATTGCATCTTCACGGGTAGTGCCCAATGAATCGACTGCCGGCCCATACTCCGGATAATATGAATATCCATCTTCGCTTAAACCTGATACTGAATCAAAATTACTAGTTTTCTTTTCACTAACAGTTTTGGTTGATACCTTTTTAACTTTAATATTATCTGAAAGAGAACTAGCAGCATATTTGCCTTTACCATCAAATGTGCATTCAACAGAGTATTTTCCTTTTTCTTCAACTTTTAATTTAGCTTTTCCTTTATCATTAGTTGTAACATCCTCCTCAATTGTAATTCCATCTTCATCAGTGAGTTTTATATTGATTGTTGCATCGGGCAATCCAATACCATGAGTATCTGTTAATACAACAACTAACTTACCCCCTTCATCAATTGTTTTATCTACAATTGCTAATTTGGATTCTTCTTTAAATGTGGGAAGTGCAAACATTGCAACACAAATGATGAGGATTACGATAATCACAGATAATACAACAATTATACTTTTTTGTTTATTCATAATAGTCTCCAAATACTAATCATCAAAATACTTTATAAACTCCAAAGATTCAGGAGTTTGTTCAAATTCTTTTATAAAATCCTGTAAATCTTTTATAAACTCTTTTTTTCTAAGATTTACATCTTTAATTTGAGAATAATCTTTTTTTACAGATATTGACATTAAAATATCATCAGTTTCAAGAGTGATTTCAGGATATAAATCCTCAAGAAAATCCTCCATAATTATCCTCTTCCAAGTTCTTGGTGTGCTCTTGCAAGATGTCCTGCTGCTAGAGCTCCTACGAGAGATAATTCTCCTGCAAGAACAGTACATGCAACAATTTCTGCAAATTCACGTGCTTTACCAGAACCTGCAACACCAAGGATTTCTAATCCTTCATGAGCAACTTCAAGACTTGTTCCTCCACCAACAGTAGCTACTGGTAAATCAGGTAAGTTAACTGAGAAATATAAATCTCCGTTTCTGTTTTCTGCTGTTGTAATACCTAATGAACCCTCAGCAACATGCGCAGGGTCTTGACCGGTTGCTAAAAATAAAGCTGCAACCATATTTGCATAATGAGCGTTAAAACCCATACTTCCTGCTGCTGCAGAACCAATCAAGTTTTTAGCAGTGTTAACTTCAACAATAGCTTCAGCAGTAGTTTTTAATTTTTTTGCAACAATGTCTTTTGGTATTAATATATCTGCTACTACACTTTTTCCCCTTCCTTCAACAAGGTTAATAGCAGCTGGTTTTTTATCAACACAGACATTACCACTTAATGCAATGTGAACAGCACTTGTATCTTGTGCTAATTTGTCTAATATTTTTTCAGAAGCAATGGTTACCATATTCATACCCATACTGTCCCCAGTTGAGAAAACAAATCTTGGATAAACATAGCTTCCAACAATTAAAATAGGATCAATTTTAATTAATTTACCGTGAGAAGTTGTACTCTCAGCAATTTCTTTTAATTCATCGAAATTATCAATAAACCATTGTTTGATTGTCAATGCATCACTAACAGATTCACATTTAATAGCTGGTGCACGAGTCATAATATCTGATGTTACTCTTGCATTAGCACCACCTGATGCAGTAATTGTTGATGCTCCTCTATTAATTGAAGCTACAAGAGCTCCTTCAGAGGTAGCTAATGGTACAAACACTTCACGATTACAGTATTCTCCATTAACTTTTAAAGGCCCTGCAATACCCATTGGAAGTTGTAATACTCCAATTGAGTTTTCAATATTACGAGCAGATGCTCTTTCCATATCCAAAGTGTAATTACCAATATTATCTAATTTAATAGAGTATTTTTGTTCTAAAAATTCTCTTCTAATATCGGTTGCTTGTTTTGGTGAAACTTCACTGTCTACCTGATAGAGTTTCATTTCACCATTTAATAATTTATCAATAATTTCTTGGTTTGACATTACATTACCTTTTTGAGTAGATTTACAATTTGAGATGGTTTTTCAGCCACTTCAACACCAGCTTCGTTTAAAGCTTTAGTTTTACTTGCAACAGTACCGGAGTTTCCTTGAATAATAGCTCCAGCGTGTCCCATTCTTTTACCCGGTGGTGCAGTTCTTCCTGCAATGTAAGAAACAACAGGTTTTGTCATTTCTTCAGCGATGAATTTTCCAGCTCTTTCTTCAGCAGTTCCTCCAATCTCACCAATTAAAACAACAGCGTCAGTATTTTCATCTTTTTCAAATCTTGTTAAGATATCAACGTAATTATCTCCGGTAACTGGGTCTCCACCAATACCCACAGCAGTACTTTGACCAATACCTGCATTAGTAAGCTCACTAGCTATTTCATAGGTTAATGTACCACTTCTTGAGATTAAACCAACATTTCCTTCTGAGAAAATGTGAGTTGGCATAATACCTAATTTACCAACACCTGGAGAAATAATTCCCGGAGTGTTTGGACCAATGATTGTGGTATTCATTTGTTTTGCATATGCCATAATTTTCATACTGTCATGAACAGGAATATGTTCAGAAATAATAACAACCAAGTCTAAGTGTCTTATTGCTTCAAAAGCAGCATCTTTTGCGAATCTTGCAGGAACAAAGATAATTGAAGCATTAATATCAGTTTCTTCTTTTGCTTCTTCAATTGAATTGAAAATTGGAACTTGGTCTAAAAACATTTGACCACCCTTACCAGGGGTAATTCCTGCAACAATCTTAGTATTGTAATTTAACATTTGTTCAGTGTGAAATGAACCTTGTTTACCAGTTATTCCTTGAACTAAACATTTTGTATCTTTATTTAATAAAATCATGATTAATAACTCCTATTTTAATATCCTAGTTTTATTTTCAAATGGAACAGCCAAATCAATAACATTTCCATTCATAAATGCAGTAGCGGAAAATATCACACTACCAGGCAACACATTGCATGTTGTTCCTCTTTTAACTAAATAAACATTTTTATTTCCAAGCGCAGCTCCAATCATTGCACTAGCGATTATACCAACAGATTCTATATTCTCAACAGTGGCCACAACCACAGGATCATCTGTTTCTGGTGAGACATAACCTACACCAGGTATTTCTCTTATTTTAGGTTCAATATAATCGGAAACATCAGTTAAATCTTTCATACCTTTAGCAGCATCAATAGCTGAATTAGCAGCATCCGCAACAAAGGATTCTCCACCATATGTATCAAAACCTAAAACAATAGCATCAGGATATCTATCTTGCCTGATATTTGCTTCAGCATAAGAAATTCCTTCACCCGCTTCTTCAGGGGTTGATGAAATTCCGGATAAATCACCTAAATTTTCTGCACTTTCTTTTAAAACATTAACTATACCTTCATTAACAACTTCAAGTAAATCATCTTCAACAAATGCACTTACAACAACGTCATCTCCTGTGACATTAGTTAAAGCTACATCTCTTGCACCTAATTCCTTGACTTTATAAAGGTTTTTTTCAATAGTTTCGACTAGCATAGTACTACAAGATACATCATTTTTAGATATATCTGCACCTATAGCTATAATTTTCAAATTAACACCTTGAATAATTGATTTTTAAAATAAATAAAATATTATATTTTATTGGTATATTATTTGTTATTTAATTTATTTAAGTATTATTTTTTTAATCCTCAATTTAGTAAGAAAATAACCAATATTTGATAAAAATAATAAAAAAATAGTGTAGAAAAAAAGAGAATTATATTTTATCTCTAACTTTCATACTAATTCCAAAACCTTTAGGTAAATCCAAGACAGACCATTCACCATCAAGCTGGTTCATAATACTTTTAATAACAGTAAATCATAATGTTGTTGATTTATGAATATCAACAGATTCTGGAAGTCCAACACCATCATCCCAAACATCCAATGCATAAATTCCATCTTCATAGGTGAATTTTACATAGAAATTACCTTTACCACCATTAAAAGCATGAGTAATTGCATTTAAACCTAGTTCATTTAAAACTAAACCCATAGGAATAGCTTTATCCATATGTAAGTTGCAGGATTGAATATCTAAATTCAATTTAATATTTGAATCATATGCTTTGAATAGGTTTTCAACACTAAGAGCAATGTATTCTGAAGTTTCAACATTTGCAAAATCAACAGAATTATAAACTTGCTGATGAATTGTAGCCATGGATGAGATCCTATTTCTTGTTTTCTTCAAAATACGTTCATAATCACCATCATTGAATTTCAATTCCAAATTAATTA
Protein-coding sequences here:
- a CDS encoding sensor histidine kinase; its protein translation is MQIILSLINLELKFNDGDYERILKKTRNRISSMATIHQQVYNSVDFANVETSEYIALSVENLFKAYDSNIKLNLDIQSCNLHMDKAIPMGLVLNELGLNAITHAFNGGKGNFYVKFTYEDGIYALDVWDDGVGLPESVDIHKSTTL
- the thsA gene encoding thermosome subunit alpha, giving the protein MANQPVFILPEGTERYSKRDALRMNITAAKVLAGIVRTTLGPKGMDKMLVNSLGDVTVTNDGATIMSEMDIAQPAARMLVETAKKQEEIVGDGTTSVVVIAGELLAKAEELLDDGIATSVVVKGFRNATDKAVELLEGIAVDADDKETLKKVAITAMSGKGSDYAKEHLADLVVEAALRIKEDGKSDIENINIQRVSGDSVEDSFLAEGIVIDKAPVSKAMPKDIEDAKIAIMKYPIELKEINTDTKIDITSPEQFESFLNNEEEMIKDLVDQVVASGANVLFCQKGIDDMAEHYLKKAGIMTYKRVKKSDIERIAKATGAKLVTDIEDLTADKLGSAGHVYLDKIFDHELTFIEECENPKASSIVLRGSTRYVTEQIARALDDALGVVAATIEEGKVLIGGGACEIDLIKQLREYGETVSGREQLAILKYAEALEVIPRTLIENAGLDTINLIADLKAAHEDSNLIGINVFDGKVVDMKEAGVIEPLRVKIQALQSAGAASEMILRIDDMIAARNALNSTGPDESGNDDSGMPPMPGMGGGMPPMM
- the hmgA gene encoding hydroxymethylglutaryl-CoA reductase (NADPH), whose protein sequence is MSNQEIIDKLLNGEMKLYQVDSEVSPKQATDIRREFLEQKYSIKLDNIGNYTLDMERASARNIENSIGVLQLPMGIAGPLKVNGEYCNREVFVPLATSEGALVASINRGASTITASGGANARVTSDIMTRAPAIKCESVSDALTIKQWFIDNFDELKEIAESTTSHGKLIKIDPILIVGSYVYPRFVFSTGDSMGMNMVTIASEKILDKLAQDTSAVHIALSGNVCVDKKPAAINLVEGRGKSVVADILIPKDIVAKKLKTTAEAIVEVNTAKNLIGSAAAGSMGFNAHYANMVAALFLATGQDPAHVAEGSLGITTAENRNGDLYFSVNLPDLPVATVGGGTSLEVAHEGLEILGVAGSGKAREFAEIVACTVLAGELSLVGALAAGHLARAHQELGRG
- a CDS encoding DUF116 domain-containing protein, whose product is MFIESFYTFLGELVVFLAILVIILFIAILILGFLIAKKNQIKFPRFILFTVDSLYFPFKSIAKLLKLDEHLIDDIAIKVRDEINKEKFKSIPAEKTLIFLPHCLRHRDCPATLQKDGLNCTECGLCSIGAIKKKANPKGYKLYIVPGSSFVKKIVVENKFEAVIGVACHEDLNQMMMLLSDFYPQGVLLEKTGCFETKVNVKKVFEKIDSKY
- the sucD gene encoding succinate--CoA ligase subunit alpha, which codes for MILLNKDTKCLVQGITGKQGSFHTEQMLNYNTKIVAGITPGKGGQMFLDQVPIFNSIEEAKEETDINASIIFVPARFAKDAAFEAIRHLDLVVIISEHIPVHDSMKIMAYAKQMNTTIIGPNTPGIISPGVGKLGIMPTHIFSEGNVGLISRSGTLTYEIASELTNAGIGQSTAVGIGGDPVTGDNYVDILTRFEKDENTDAVVLIGEIGGTAEERAGKFIAEEMTKPVVSYIAGRTAPPGKRMGHAGAIIQGNSGTVASKTKALNEAGVEVAEKPSQIVNLLKKVM